From a region of the Haloferax volcanii DS2 genome:
- a CDS encoding ATP-dependent DNA helicase — protein MRTADLTGLPTGIPEALRDEGIEELYPPQAEAVEAGLTDGESLVAAVPTASGKTLIAELAMLSSVARGGKALYIVPLRALASEKKAEFERWEEYGIDVGVSTGNYESDGEWLSSRDIIVATSEKVDSLVRNNAAWMDQLTCVVADEVHLVDDRHRGPTLEVTLAKLRRLNTNLQVVALSATVGNAGVVSDWLDAELVKSDWRPIDLKMGVHYGNAVSFADGSQREVPVGRGERQTPALVADALEGDGEGDQGSSLVFVNSRRNAESAARRMADVTERYVTGDERSDLAELAAEIRDVSDTETSDDLANAVAKGAAFHHAGLAAEHRTLVEDAFRDRLIKCICATPTLAAGVNTPSRRVVVRDWQRYDGDYGGMKPLDVLEVHQMMGRAGRPGLDPYGEAVLLAKDADARDELFERYIWADAEDVRSKLAAEPALRTHLLATVASGFAHTREGLLEFLDQTLYATQTDDPERLGQVTDRVLDYLEVNGFVEFEGETIQATPVGHTVSRLYLDPMSAAEIIDGLEWAADHRTEKLRALAGETPEKPTRDRSESDESGGFQRASEMVADDGDGGGGEDGVGANGDGDSDDADGVETDRTYPTPLGLYHLVCRTPDMYQLYLKSGDRETYTELCYEREPEFLGRVPSEYEDVAFEDWLSALKTAKLLEDWVGEVDEDRITERYGVGPGDIRGKVETSEWLLGAAERLATELDLDSVYAVREAKKRVEYGVREELLDLAGVRGVGRKRARRLFEAGVETRADLREADKPRVLAALRGRRKTAENILEAAGRKDPSMDAVDEDDAPDDAVPDDAGFETAKERADQQASLGDFE, from the coding sequence ATGCGAACTGCGGACCTGACGGGCCTGCCGACGGGGATTCCCGAGGCCCTCCGCGACGAGGGTATCGAGGAGCTGTACCCGCCGCAGGCCGAGGCCGTCGAGGCCGGCCTGACGGACGGCGAGAGCCTCGTGGCCGCCGTCCCGACGGCGAGCGGAAAGACGCTCATCGCCGAACTGGCGATGCTGTCGAGCGTCGCGCGCGGCGGGAAGGCGCTGTACATCGTCCCGCTCCGGGCGCTCGCCTCCGAGAAGAAAGCCGAGTTCGAGCGCTGGGAGGAGTACGGCATCGACGTGGGCGTCTCGACCGGCAACTACGAGTCCGACGGCGAGTGGCTCTCCTCGCGCGACATCATCGTCGCCACGAGCGAGAAGGTCGACTCGCTCGTCCGGAACAACGCGGCGTGGATGGACCAACTCACCTGCGTCGTCGCCGACGAGGTCCACCTCGTCGACGACCGCCACCGCGGGCCGACGCTGGAGGTCACGCTGGCGAAGCTCCGCCGACTCAACACGAACCTGCAAGTCGTCGCACTCTCGGCGACCGTCGGCAACGCGGGCGTCGTCTCCGACTGGCTCGACGCGGAGCTCGTCAAGTCCGACTGGCGACCCATCGACCTCAAGATGGGCGTCCACTACGGCAACGCCGTCTCCTTCGCCGACGGGAGCCAACGCGAGGTGCCGGTCGGCCGCGGGGAACGACAGACGCCCGCGCTCGTCGCCGACGCGCTGGAGGGCGACGGCGAGGGCGACCAAGGCTCCTCGCTCGTCTTCGTGAACTCGCGGCGCAACGCGGAGTCCGCGGCCCGCCGCATGGCCGACGTGACGGAGCGGTACGTCACCGGCGACGAGCGGAGCGACCTCGCGGAGCTCGCCGCCGAGATACGCGACGTGTCCGACACCGAGACCTCCGACGACCTCGCCAACGCGGTCGCCAAAGGCGCGGCGTTCCACCACGCGGGACTCGCCGCGGAACACCGAACGCTCGTGGAAGACGCCTTCCGCGACAGACTCATCAAATGCATCTGCGCGACGCCGACGCTCGCCGCCGGCGTCAACACCCCGAGCCGCCGCGTCGTCGTCCGCGACTGGCAACGCTACGACGGCGACTACGGCGGCATGAAACCGCTGGACGTGCTCGAAGTCCACCAGATGATGGGTCGGGCCGGCCGCCCCGGCCTCGACCCCTACGGCGAGGCGGTGCTGTTGGCGAAGGACGCGGACGCCCGCGACGAACTGTTCGAGCGGTACATCTGGGCCGACGCCGAGGACGTGCGGTCGAAGCTCGCGGCCGAGCCGGCCCTGCGGACGCACCTGCTCGCCACGGTCGCCTCCGGCTTCGCCCACACCCGTGAGGGACTGCTCGAATTCTTAGACCAGACACTGTATGCGACCCAGACCGACGACCCCGAGCGACTCGGACAGGTGACGGACCGCGTGCTCGACTACCTCGAAGTAAACGGGTTCGTCGAGTTCGAAGGAGAGACCATACAGGCGACGCCCGTCGGCCACACCGTCTCGCGGCTCTACCTCGACCCGATGAGCGCCGCCGAAATCATCGACGGCCTCGAATGGGCCGCGGACCACCGGACCGAGAAGCTCCGGGCGCTCGCGGGCGAGACGCCCGAGAAGCCGACGCGAGACCGAAGCGAATCCGACGAATCCGGCGGCTTCCAGCGGGCAAGCGAGATGGTCGCTGACGACGGCGACGGTGGAGGCGGCGAAGACGGGGTGGGGGCGAACGGCGACGGCGACAGCGACGACGCCGACGGGGTCGAGACGGACCGGACGTATCCGACGCCGCTCGGTCTCTATCACCTCGTCTGCCGGACGCCCGATATGTATCAGCTCTACCTGAAGTCCGGCGACCGCGAGACCTACACGGAACTGTGCTACGAGCGCGAACCGGAGTTCCTCGGGCGCGTTCCCTCGGAGTACGAGGACGTGGCGTTCGAAGACTGGCTGTCGGCGCTGAAGACCGCGAAACTCCTCGAAGACTGGGTCGGCGAGGTGGACGAAGACCGCATCACCGAGCGCTACGGGGTCGGCCCCGGCGACATCCGCGGGAAAGTCGAGACCTCCGAGTGGCTCCTCGGCGCGGCCGAGCGACTCGCCACCGAACTCGACCTCGATTCGGTGTACGCGGTCCGCGAGGCGAAAAAGCGCGTCGAGTACGGCGTCCGCGAGGAACTGCTCGACCTCGCCGGCGTCCGCGGCGTCGGCCGAAAGCGCGCCCGCCGGCTGTTCGAGGCCGGCGTCGAAACTCGGGCCGACCTCCGCGAGGCCGACAAACCGCGCGTCCTCGCCGCCCTCCGGGGTCGCAGGAAGACCGCGGAGAACATCCTCGAAGCCGCGGGGAGAAAGGACCCGTCGATGGACGCGGTGGACGAAGACGACGCGCCGGACGACGCCGTCCCCGACGACGCCGGCTTCGAGACGGCCAAAGAGCGCGCCGACCAGCAGGCCAGTCTGGGTGATTTCGAATGA
- a CDS encoding ferredoxin — translation MRVEYDRDTCIGMFQCVDEWEGFEKNVDDGKADLVDGEETDDGVFVREVPEDAEFDAKFAARVCPVEAIRILDDDGEQLVP, via the coding sequence ATGAGAGTCGAGTACGACCGCGACACCTGCATCGGCATGTTCCAGTGTGTCGACGAGTGGGAGGGCTTCGAGAAGAACGTCGACGACGGCAAGGCCGACCTCGTCGACGGCGAGGAGACCGACGACGGCGTCTTCGTCCGCGAGGTCCCCGAGGACGCCGAGTTCGACGCGAAGTTCGCCGCCCGCGTCTGCCCCGTCGAGGCCATCCGCATCCTCGACGACGACGGCGAACAGCTCGTTCCCTGA
- a CDS encoding DUF7089 family protein, with translation MFETRSLPSDLESVRDDYAPGALVLDVAGDFDTIPPEAAENLGLVVDSLSPAAYPAEWLPDDAPQQLRRYASSDFTIGMPGDGTVSWSRQTDPPVVLVKYRAKGTPDDFLDFLIAEAFVQAGNDEIPEHFLPFFGEQYADLAAATPLGPSETYQVAAALYEGWVGLHTREAFASWEGDHDRLHEAWVDAGGRLDNRLENLPRLVALGRLSFAEATEFACSAVKHGRDLPAPFSALDTAAYRDHGPSYAVKWAEKTFEQLAADDDGADAESSDDADPTADDAADSA, from the coding sequence ATGTTCGAGACGCGCAGCCTGCCGTCGGACCTCGAATCGGTCCGCGACGACTACGCCCCCGGCGCGCTCGTGTTGGACGTGGCCGGCGACTTCGACACCATCCCCCCCGAGGCCGCCGAAAACCTCGGGCTGGTGGTCGACTCGCTCTCCCCGGCGGCGTACCCCGCCGAGTGGCTACCGGACGACGCGCCCCAACAGCTTCGGCGCTACGCGTCGTCGGATTTCACCATCGGGATGCCCGGCGACGGCACCGTGTCGTGGTCCCGACAGACCGACCCGCCGGTCGTGCTGGTGAAGTACCGCGCGAAGGGGACGCCGGACGACTTTCTGGATTTCCTCATCGCCGAGGCGTTCGTGCAGGCCGGGAACGACGAGATTCCCGAACACTTCCTCCCCTTCTTCGGTGAGCAGTACGCCGACCTCGCGGCGGCGACGCCGCTCGGCCCGAGCGAGACGTATCAGGTCGCCGCCGCCCTCTACGAGGGTTGGGTCGGCCTCCACACCCGCGAGGCGTTCGCGTCGTGGGAGGGCGACCACGACCGCCTCCACGAGGCGTGGGTCGACGCCGGCGGCCGCCTCGACAACCGCCTCGAAAATCTCCCGCGGCTCGTCGCGCTCGGTAGACTCTCGTTCGCCGAGGCGACCGAGTTCGCGTGTTCGGCCGTCAAACACGGCCGCGATCTCCCCGCGCCGTTTTCGGCGCTGGACACCGCGGCGTACCGCGACCACGGCCCGAGCTACGCGGTCAAGTGGGCCGAAAAGACGTTCGAGCAGCTCGCGGCCGACGACGATGGCGCTGACGCGGAATCGAGCGACGACGCCGACCCGACCGCGGACGACGCCGCCGACTCGGCGTAG
- a CDS encoding DUF7090 family protein, translated as MDYELAIEDAPATIPGGTGILLLHPSIGETDRIDTDFFKVDTDRFLVISTRTTAREVEQKLEHYEVDESSATILDTLSIERGYSRRSSENIHYVAAPDDLDAIVEKTRQFLERHDGKLRLSVDSVTEMAYYADEDRAFEATKQILELLDEFDAVGLFHLSKEVHDQETLDRFRELFDGVVDLNEDGTVTTEF; from the coding sequence ATGGATTACGAGCTCGCCATCGAAGACGCGCCCGCGACGATTCCGGGCGGCACAGGTATCTTGCTCCTTCATCCGAGCATCGGCGAGACCGACCGTATCGACACCGACTTCTTCAAGGTCGACACCGACCGCTTCCTCGTCATCTCGACGCGGACGACCGCGCGCGAGGTCGAACAGAAGCTGGAACACTACGAGGTCGACGAGTCCAGCGCCACCATCCTCGACACGCTGTCTATCGAGCGCGGCTACTCCCGGCGCAGTTCGGAGAACATCCACTACGTCGCGGCCCCCGACGACCTCGACGCCATCGTCGAGAAGACCCGGCAGTTCCTCGAACGCCACGACGGGAAGCTCCGGCTCAGCGTCGATTCGGTCACGGAGATGGCCTACTACGCCGACGAGGACCGCGCCTTCGAGGCGACGAAACAGATTCTCGAACTGCTCGACGAGTTCGACGCGGTGGGGCTGTTCCACCTCTCGAAGGAGGTCCACGACCAGGAGACGCTCGACCGCTTCCGCGAACTGTTCGACGGCGTCGTCGACCTCAACGAGGACGGCACCGTCACGACCGAGTTCTGA
- a CDS encoding DUF2391 family protein, producing the protein MVGVRRRFALADTAQQVVGGFLLAGPFVVTEEVWVLARSMSFAQALLTLIIVLAVGYGALYKADDRDPDREREVGGIPVRFISLISVSYLSVFILALAFDAPGTFLSDVSGEVLVSVLGYELDLAVLRITLKATSVGAVFSVIGAATADSLF; encoded by the coding sequence ATGGTCGGAGTCCGCCGTCGGTTCGCGCTCGCCGACACCGCCCAGCAGGTCGTCGGCGGCTTCCTCCTCGCGGGGCCGTTCGTCGTCACCGAGGAGGTGTGGGTGCTCGCGCGGAGCATGTCGTTCGCGCAGGCGCTTCTCACGCTCATCATCGTGCTCGCGGTCGGCTACGGCGCGCTCTACAAGGCCGACGACCGCGACCCCGACAGAGAGCGCGAGGTCGGCGGGATTCCCGTCCGATTCATCTCGCTCATCTCCGTCTCGTATCTCTCCGTGTTCATCCTCGCGCTCGCGTTCGACGCGCCGGGGACGTTCCTCTCGGACGTGTCGGGAGAAGTCCTCGTCTCCGTGCTCGGGTACGAACTCGACCTCGCGGTGCTCCGCATCACGCTCAAGGCGACGAGCGTCGGCGCGGTGTTTAGCGTCATCGGCGCGGCCACGGCCGACTCGCTGTTCTGA
- a CDS encoding class I SAM-dependent methyltransferase, with protein sequence MSVRDEFDAWAADGRDKGMEDRHWHTAKHALARMPVEEGDTVVDLGTGSGYALRALRDTKGIGRGFGLDGSPEMVQNARAYTDTDDLSFLVGDFDDLPFDDDSVDHVWSMEAFYYAADPHHTLEEIARILKPGGTFYCAVNYYEENVHSHEWQEHISIDMTRWSHAEYREAFRDAGLHVAEQDSIADLDIDIPAATEFPTDDWETREAMVERYRTFGTLLTVGVAP encoded by the coding sequence ATGAGCGTCCGCGACGAGTTCGACGCCTGGGCGGCCGACGGCCGCGACAAGGGCATGGAGGACCGACACTGGCACACCGCGAAGCACGCGCTCGCACGGATGCCCGTCGAGGAAGGCGACACCGTCGTCGACCTCGGGACCGGAAGCGGCTACGCCCTCCGCGCGCTCCGCGACACGAAGGGTATCGGCCGCGGGTTCGGCCTCGACGGCTCGCCCGAGATGGTCCAGAACGCCCGCGCGTACACCGACACCGACGACCTCTCGTTTCTCGTCGGCGACTTCGACGACCTCCCGTTCGACGACGACAGCGTCGACCACGTCTGGTCGATGGAGGCGTTCTACTACGCCGCCGACCCGCACCACACCCTCGAAGAAATCGCTCGTATCCTCAAGCCGGGCGGCACGTTCTACTGCGCGGTCAATTATTACGAGGAGAACGTCCACTCCCACGAGTGGCAGGAGCACATCTCCATCGACATGACCCGCTGGTCCCACGCGGAGTACCGCGAGGCGTTCCGCGACGCCGGCCTCCACGTCGCGGAACAGGACTCCATCGCCGACCTCGACATCGACATCCCGGCGGCGACCGAGTTCCCGACCGACGACTGGGAGACCCGCGAGGCGATGGTCGAGCGCTACCGGACGTTCGGCACGCTCCTGACCGTCGGCGTCGCGCCCTGA
- a CDS encoding ABC transporter ATP-binding protein translates to MRLELDAVSKRYGSATALDSVSLSVDDGEFFTLVGPSGCGKTTTLRCIAGFESPTEGTVRFDGESMVGVAPESRGVGVVFQNYALFPHLSVGENVAYGLRFTDPPGGGSRDDRVAELLDLVDLAGFEDRDPDSLSGGQQQRVALARALAPGPDLLLLDEPMSALDARLRDRLRRQVKRIQSDLGVTTVYVTHDQSEALAVSDRVAVLNGGRVEQVGDPRDLYHRPRTRFVAEFLGENNVLDGVVESRPETGGIRVGVGDAVFTLAEGPRVLGEAGSRAGAGDELTFCVRPEQLRAGAGTNKIRGTVVDTEFQGATTRVRLDWGGTELVVAVEDGGEQSDAGFEVGATLEVGFAPASAHVVE, encoded by the coding sequence GTGAGACTCGAACTCGACGCGGTGTCCAAACGCTACGGGTCGGCGACGGCGCTCGATTCCGTCTCGCTGTCGGTCGACGACGGCGAGTTCTTCACGCTCGTCGGCCCCTCCGGCTGCGGGAAGACGACCACGCTCCGCTGTATCGCCGGCTTCGAGTCCCCGACCGAGGGGACCGTCCGCTTCGACGGCGAGTCGATGGTCGGCGTCGCGCCCGAGTCGCGGGGCGTCGGCGTCGTGTTCCAGAACTACGCGCTGTTCCCGCACCTCAGCGTCGGCGAGAACGTCGCCTACGGCCTCCGCTTTACCGACCCGCCGGGCGGCGGCTCCCGCGACGACCGCGTCGCGGAACTGCTTGACCTCGTCGACCTCGCGGGGTTCGAAGACCGCGACCCCGACTCGCTATCTGGCGGCCAACAACAGCGCGTCGCGCTCGCCCGCGCTCTCGCGCCCGGCCCGGACCTGCTGCTCCTCGACGAGCCGATGTCGGCGCTGGACGCCCGACTCAGGGACCGACTCCGCCGGCAGGTAAAGCGCATCCAGTCGGACCTCGGCGTGACGACCGTCTACGTCACCCACGACCAGTCGGAGGCGCTGGCGGTCTCGGACCGGGTGGCCGTCCTCAACGGCGGCCGCGTCGAGCAGGTCGGCGACCCCCGCGACCTCTACCACCGCCCGCGGACGCGATTCGTCGCGGAGTTCCTCGGCGAGAACAACGTCCTCGACGGGGTCGTCGAGTCTCGACCGGAAACGGGGGGGATTCGCGTCGGCGTCGGCGACGCGGTGTTCACGCTGGCCGAGGGGCCGCGGGTGCTCGGGGAGGCGGGGTCGAGAGCGGGAGCCGGCGACGAACTCACCTTCTGCGTCCGCCCCGAACAACTCCGGGCCGGCGCGGGGACGAACAAAATTCGGGGGACCGTCGTCGACACCGAGTTTCAGGGGGCGACGACGCGGGTCAGACTCGACTGGGGCGGAACGGAACTCGTCGTGGCGGTCGAAGACGGCGGCGAACAGTCGGACGCGGGGTTCGAGGTCGGGGCGACGCTGGAAGTCGGATTCGCTCCGGCGTCGGCTCACGTCGTCGAATAG
- a CDS encoding ABC transporter permease, which translates to MSRASASVRRVARALEQRLLTLVAALTAVVLLVLFYYPVATVFADAVLADGRLTVEPIAAVLTSEFYLVDIIWFTAKQAFYSTLASLALGLPAAWLFARFEFRGRETLRSLTILPFVMPSIMVAIGFVATFGRNGTLNRALSLVGLPPVELLFTLEAIVVAHAFYNAPLVARVVTAAWESVDARTVETARSLGANPRRAFRDVVLPQLLPSIGVGATLTFIFTFASFPIVLALGGFQLATIEVFVYSRVRDLAYAEAASLAVVETAVSITLTAVYLRYEASQRSAGGAANPLPRQSVLPADWTPKSTLRTVGIGGYALVVGLVFVVPVASMVLASVTGGDGGLTLANYAFLAERQATGASFQVKPLPAILNSLGFAAGTLVVAVPMGVTMAVLTTRRYRGRGLIDVLSMAPFAVSGIVVGLGLLRGLVFGVDVLGTRIRVTGALAIVAAHAVGAYPFVTRNVAPLFARLDGRLVESARSLGATRTRALVDIELPLVWTGVVAGAAFAVAISIGEFDSTIILAEGAGSYTMPVAVERFLGRRLGPATAMGCLLLLVTSASFLVVDRFGGRWGEL; encoded by the coding sequence GTGAGCCGCGCCTCGGCCTCAGTTCGCCGGGTCGCCCGCGCCCTCGAACAGCGGCTGCTCACCCTCGTCGCGGCGCTCACCGCCGTCGTCCTTCTGGTCCTGTTTTACTACCCCGTCGCCACCGTCTTCGCGGACGCCGTCCTCGCCGACGGCCGGCTCACCGTCGAGCCCATCGCGGCGGTGCTGACGAGCGAGTTCTACCTCGTCGACATCATCTGGTTCACGGCGAAGCAGGCGTTCTACTCGACGCTCGCCAGCCTCGCGCTCGGCCTCCCCGCCGCGTGGCTGTTCGCCCGCTTCGAGTTCCGCGGCCGCGAGACGCTCCGCTCGCTCACCATCCTCCCGTTCGTCATGCCCTCCATCATGGTCGCCATCGGCTTCGTGGCGACGTTCGGCCGCAACGGGACGCTGAACCGCGCGCTCTCTCTCGTCGGCCTCCCGCCGGTCGAACTGCTGTTCACGCTCGAAGCCATCGTCGTCGCCCACGCGTTCTACAACGCCCCGCTCGTCGCCCGCGTCGTCACCGCCGCGTGGGAGAGTGTGGACGCCCGGACCGTCGAGACCGCCCGCTCGCTCGGCGCGAACCCGCGGCGGGCCTTCCGCGACGTGGTCCTCCCCCAACTCCTGCCGTCTATCGGCGTCGGCGCGACCCTGACGTTCATCTTCACTTTCGCGTCGTTCCCCATCGTCCTCGCGCTCGGCGGCTTCCAACTGGCGACCATCGAGGTGTTCGTCTACTCGCGGGTGCGGGACCTCGCGTACGCCGAGGCCGCCAGCCTCGCGGTCGTCGAGACGGCCGTTTCGATTACGCTGACCGCAGTCTACCTCCGGTACGAGGCCAGCCAGCGCTCGGCCGGCGGCGCAGCGAACCCGCTTCCCCGTCAGTCCGTCCTTCCCGCTGACTGGACGCCGAAATCGACGCTCCGGACGGTCGGCATCGGCGGTTACGCCCTCGTCGTCGGGCTGGTGTTCGTCGTCCCCGTCGCCAGCATGGTGCTGGCGAGCGTCACCGGCGGCGACGGCGGCCTCACCCTCGCCAACTACGCCTTCCTCGCCGAGCGGCAGGCGACCGGCGCGAGCTTTCAGGTCAAGCCCCTGCCGGCCATCCTGAACTCGCTGGGCTTCGCCGCGGGGACGCTCGTCGTGGCCGTCCCGATGGGCGTGACGATGGCCGTCCTCACGACCCGCCGGTACCGCGGGCGCGGGCTCATCGACGTGCTCTCGATGGCTCCGTTCGCCGTCTCGGGCATCGTCGTCGGCCTCGGCCTGCTCCGCGGGCTGGTGTTCGGCGTCGACGTGTTGGGCACGCGAATCCGCGTCACCGGCGCGCTCGCCATCGTCGCGGCCCACGCCGTCGGCGCGTACCCCTTCGTCACCCGGAACGTCGCGCCGCTTTTCGCCCGGCTCGACGGCCGGCTCGTGGAGTCCGCGCGCTCGCTCGGCGCGACCAGAACCCGCGCGCTCGTGGATATCGAACTCCCGCTCGTCTGGACCGGCGTCGTCGCGGGCGCGGCGTTCGCCGTCGCCATTAGCATCGGCGAGTTCGACTCGACCATCATCCTCGCGGAGGGCGCGGGAAGCTACACGATGCCCGTCGCCGTCGAGCGATTCCTCGGTCGACGGCTCGGCCCCGCGACGGCGATGGGCTGTCTCCTGCTTCTCGTCACGTCCGCCAGCTTCCTCGTCGTCGACCGCTTCGGCGGCCGGTGGGGCGAGCTATGA
- a CDS encoding thiamine ABC transporter substrate-binding protein, whose product MRRRSFLRAAGAGGVSALLAGCTGTGGEQTTTEASGDATETTATTEGTTAGGESRTLTVGTYGSFVDAPSSSPGPWLKETFESEFDATLEWQTPDSGVNYYIERGLRGVESGADLYVGLDAQMLVRIDRELDEALFSPAEGLSRIDDVKEGLNFDPQGRAVPYDTGYISLVYDETYGDGDFVAPETFDGLLDSEYAGALLAQNPTSSATGQAFLLHTIDAKGEDSYLDYWASLKENDVRVLGNWEDTYNAYSNGEAPMVVSYSTDQVFAAESGEDMARHQIRFLNDQAYANPEGMAPFADASNPDLAVEFMDFMLRPEVQAEIAVRNVQFPATTTAELPEDFAQYAQEPPEAVTFSYDRLQNNLSDWTDAWAREFASK is encoded by the coding sequence ATGAGACGACGTAGCTTCCTCAGGGCCGCCGGGGCGGGAGGCGTCTCCGCGCTCCTCGCCGGCTGTACCGGGACCGGCGGCGAGCAGACGACGACCGAGGCCTCGGGCGACGCGACCGAGACGACAGCGACGACCGAAGGGACGACCGCGGGCGGCGAGTCGCGGACGCTCACCGTCGGCACCTACGGCTCGTTCGTCGACGCGCCGAGTTCGAGCCCCGGCCCGTGGCTGAAAGAGACGTTCGAGTCGGAGTTCGACGCGACGCTGGAGTGGCAGACGCCCGACTCGGGCGTGAACTACTACATCGAGCGCGGCCTCCGGGGCGTCGAGTCCGGCGCGGACCTCTACGTCGGCCTCGACGCGCAGATGCTCGTCCGCATCGACCGGGAGCTCGACGAGGCGCTGTTTTCGCCCGCCGAGGGGCTGTCCCGCATCGACGACGTAAAGGAGGGGTTGAACTTCGACCCGCAGGGCCGAGCGGTCCCCTACGACACGGGCTACATCTCGCTCGTCTACGACGAGACCTACGGCGACGGCGACTTCGTCGCCCCCGAGACGTTCGACGGCCTGCTGGACTCCGAATACGCGGGCGCGCTCCTCGCGCAGAACCCCACGTCGTCGGCGACGGGGCAGGCGTTCCTGCTCCACACCATCGACGCCAAGGGCGAGGACAGCTATCTCGACTACTGGGCGAGCCTGAAGGAAAACGACGTGCGCGTCCTCGGCAACTGGGAGGACACCTACAACGCCTACTCGAACGGGGAGGCCCCGATGGTCGTCTCGTACTCGACCGACCAGGTGTTCGCCGCCGAGTCCGGCGAGGACATGGCGAGACACCAGATTCGCTTCCTGAACGACCAGGCGTACGCCAACCCCGAGGGGATGGCCCCCTTCGCGGACGCGTCGAACCCCGACCTCGCGGTCGAGTTCATGGACTTCATGCTCCGGCCCGAGGTGCAGGCCGAAATCGCCGTCCGCAACGTCCAGTTCCCGGCGACGACCACCGCCGAACTCCCCGAGGACTTCGCGCAGTACGCCCAAGAGCCGCCGGAAGCCGTCACGTTTTCGTACGACCGGCTTCAGAACAACCTGAGTGACTGGACCGACGCGTGGGCCCGCGAGTTCGCCAGTAAGTGA